Within Burkholderia humptydooensis, the genomic segment GCTGCGCTGTTCTCGATCTACGGCTATGCCGACGTGCCGTTCGAGGAAGTCGCGGGCCGTCTCGTCGAGTATGCGTCGCTCGGCCGAACCCCGGTTTTTCAGGCCTTTTTCAACTTCATCGATCGCTCGATGTACGCGTTCTCGATGGCGGGGCTGCCGGTGCGGGAGATTGCGCTGCGCCCGACCGGCTCGAAGTTCGAGCTGTCGCTCGAAGTCAACGATTTCCGCACGCACACGCAAGTCTTCTTCGAATACAGCAAGGACGTGTTCGACGAGGCACTTGTCGGCGACATCGCGTCCGAATTCGTCCGCAGCCTGCTGGCCTGCGTGCGCTCGCCGGGCTACGCGGTCGAGCGGTTCGCCCTGACCACGCAATCTTGAGGAAAACATGGAACAGGTAGCACTGATTGGATCCAGACTGCGGCTGCCCGGCGCCGATACCGTCGATGCGTTCTGGCAGAACGTTCTGGCCGGCCGGGATTGCATCGATTCGTTGTCCGACGCGCAGCTGCTCGCGGCGGGCGTCGATCCCGCGTTGTCGGGCCTGCCCGATTACGTGAAGCGCGCGGGCGTGCTCGCCGATGTCGACCGGTTCGATTACCGCTTCTTCGGTTACACGTTCCGGGAAGCGCAGGCGATCGACCCGCAGCAGCGCGTGCTGCTCACGCTCGCGCATCAACTGCTCGAGCAGGTCGGCGCGCCGAGCCGAGACGTCGGCGTCTACACGTCGGTCGGTTTCCCGCATTATCTGCTGAACAACCTGAGCACTCAGCCGCCGGGTCGGGTCGCGCTGTCGGACGTGGTGTTCGGCAACAGCGGCGATTGCGCGTCCACCCGCATCGCGTACAAGCTCGATCTGCACGGCCCGGCGATGTCGATCCAGTCGGGATGCTCGTCCGCGCTGATCGCGCTGCACAACGCGCGGATCGCGATTCTCACCGGGCAGTGCCGGATGGCGCTCGTCGGCGCGGCCGCCATCCGCACGCCGCAAACGGAAGGCTATCTGTACCAGCGCGACGGCGTGCTCGCGAAGGACGGCGTTTGCCGGCCGTTCGACGCGCGCGCGTCCGGCACCGTGTTCACGAACGGCGCGGTGGTGCTCGCGTTGAAGGCGCTGTCCGCCGCGCAGCGCGACGGGGACGACATCATCGGCGTCATTCGCGGCTCGGCGATCAACAACGACGGCCAGCGCAAATCGGGCTACACGGCGCCGAGCGTCGCCGGGCAGAGCGAGGCGATTCGGCGTGCGTACGAGCGCAGCGGGATCGGGCCGGAGACGATCGGCTACGTCGAGACGCACGGCACGGGCACGGCGCTCGGCGATCCGATCGAGATTCAGGCGCTGAAGGACGCATACGGCGGCGATGCCGGCGCGGGCGGGGGCGCGCGCTGCGCGCTCGGCTCGACGAAGGCGAACATCGGGCACACGGACGTCGCGGCAGGGCTCGCGGGCGTGCTCAAGGCGGCGTTGTGCGTGAAGCACGCGGTCAAGCCGCCGCTCGCCGGGTTCGAGCGCGCGAACCCGAATCTGCCGCTCGACGGCTCGCCGTTCTATATTCCGAGCACGCCCGAGCCCTGGCCGAACGCCGAAGGCCAGCCGCGCCGCGCGGCGGTCAGCGCGCTCGGCGTCGGCGGCAGCAACGCGCACGTGATTCTCGAGCAGGCGCCGCAGCGGGATTTGTCGCGGTGCGTCGACACGGGGCCGCTGTTGATGTCCGCGCAAACGCCGCACGCGCTCGACGCGCTTGATGCGCAATACGACGATACGCTCGCGCGGCAAGCGCTGCCGCGCGGTGATGCGCGCTACACATCGCAACTGTTCCATCGGCATCTGCCGGAGAAGCGGGCGTTCGTGTTCGACGCCTCGGGCGGGCGGCGCCGCGTCGCGCCGTCGGGCGACTGGCGTCACGCGCATGCGGCGCTGCTGTTTCCCGGCCAGGGCACGCAGTATGCGGGCATGGGCCGCGCGCTCTACGCGCGCGGCGGGCAGTTCCGCGCGACGTTCGACGATTGCGCGGACCGCTTCGTGCGCGAAGGCTGCGCGGACCCGCGCGAGCTGCTGAATGCGGACGATGCGCGCATTCGCGACACGGCGGTTCTGCAGCCCTACCTGTTCACGCTCGAATATGCATTGGGCGCGACGCTGCTGGCGATGCGATTGCCCGTCGCGGCGGCGATCGGCCACAGCCTCGGCGAATACGTCGCGGCGACGCTCGCCGGCGTGTTCGATCTGGCCGACGCGATCGCGATCGTCGCGATCCGCGCACGCATCATGAGCCGCGCGCCGCGCGGCGCGATGCTCGCGGTGCTGGTCGAAGAAGCGCGGGTCACGGCGTTCCTCGACGAAGCGCTGTCGCTGTGCGCGGTCAACAGCGATACGTCGTGCGTCGTCGGCGGCACCGAGCAGGCGATCGACGCGCTCGCCGCGCGGCTCGCCGGCGCCGGGCTCGCATCGGTGAGATTGCAGACGTCGCACGCGTTTCATTCGCACCTGATGGAGGCGAGCAGCCGCGAATTCGCGGCGGCGTTCGACGGCGTGCCGCTGCGCGCGCCGCGCTTTCCGATCGTCTCCAATCTCGACGGGCGCGCCGACTTGTCGGAGCGCTTCGCGACGGCCGGTTATTGGGTCGATCACCTGCGTCGTCCGGTTCGCTTCAACGATGGCCTCGCGACGCTGGCTTCGCTGGTGCCGTTCGGCGCGTGGGTCGAGGCGGGGCCCGGCAAGTCGATCGCCAACACGCTCGCGCGGATGCCTCTCACCGAGGTGGCCTGCCTGTCGACGATGCTGCCCGGCAGCGAGACGGCGCTGTTCGACACGCTGGCCGCGCAATGCTGGGCGAACGGCATCGAGATCGATTGGATGCCGCTCTACGGCGACACGCGCGGCAACGTCGTGCCGCTCGTGCCGCATCCGCTCGACGAGATCTCGTGCTGGATCGACGCGCCGGCGAAGCGGGCCGTCGCCGACGAGGCGCCCGAATACGAGAAGCAGGGCGACATCGATCAATGGTTCTACGAATACGACTGGGCGCCCGTGCAGCCGGACGGCGAAGCCGCGCCGGAGCATGCGGCGGCGCGGGCGCCGATCGCCGATTCGGTTCTGCTGATCGGCGACGCGAGCCGCGATGCCGCGCGGCTCGCCGAGCGTGTCGCGCAGGATGCCGAATCGTTTTTCGTCGTGGACGGCGCGCATCCGCAGGCACTGGACGGGGCGCTCGCGACGGTCGCGGCGCAGGCCGCGGCGAAGCGCGTGCGCATTTCGCGCGTGTTGATCGTCGTGCCGTCGCGGTGCGGCGGCGCGGATACGCAGGCGGACGGGACGCGCGACGAATCCGGCCGCGCGCTCGATGCGATGCTCGCGATGCAACGCACGTTCGATGCGCTGCGCAACGCGCTGCCGGGCAAGCTCGACGTCGCGCTGATCGCGTTTTCCGGCGCGCGCGGCGACGGCGGCGAGCCGTCGGTCGCGAGCGCATGGATCGACAGCTTCGCGACCGTCGTGCATCAGGAATTCTCGCGGGTGGTCTGCCGCGCGGTTCATGTCGATGCCGCGTCCGCCGCGGGCGAGGCCGACGATGCCGCCGCGCGCCGGTGCACGATCGATTCGCTCGCCCACGCGTGCCTGCGCCATCCCGGCCGGTTCCTTCGGATTCGGGACGGCCGGTTGATCGAGCGCGGGCTCAAGCGCGGCGGCGCGCGCGTGGCGAACGCGCACCCCGCGCCCGATGCGCCCGACGCGACGCCGAAGTCGCCCCGAACCGTGCTGGTGGTCGGCGGCGCGGGGAACGTCGGGATGATCTACGCGACGTTCTTCTCGACGGTCGTCGGCGCGGACGTCGCGATCGTCAGCCGCCGCGCGAGCGCGTTCGCCGACTCGCTGCGCGATCCGTCGGCCGCGACGGACCGCGCGCTGCGCCGCCGCAAGGCGCTGTACGAGCGCATGGTCGCGGCCGGCGGGCGGATCATGTTCGTCGATGCCGACGCCACCGATCCGCGGCAGCTCGAGCGCGCCGCGCGATCGGTCGCCGACGCGTTCGGCTCGCTCGATCTCGTCGTCCATGCGGCGGGCGCGCCCGCCGACATGCACTACCGGACGTTCGACGATACCGACGTCGCCTACCTGGATGCGCTCGTCTCGCCGAAGCTCGACGTATGCGCGAACCTGCACGCGCTGACTCGCTCGCTGCGCATTGCGCGCGTGATGATCGTGTCGTCGATTTCGGCCACGCTCGGCGGGATCGGGCTGTACGGCTACGCGGCGTCCCATTCGTTGCTGAACGCGTATGCGCAATCGGCGAGCAGCGCGGCGTGCCGCTGGACCGTGATCGACTGGGACGCGTGGGAGTTCTTCAAGGACACCCGCGACGAGGCGAACGACGACGTGGGCATCGATCACTACGCGATCAGCGAGCAGGAGGGGTTGTCGGTGCTCGAACGTCTTTACGCGCTCGGCTGGCCCGCGCACATCGTCGTCGCGAGCGGCGACCTGATCCAGCGCTATCGCAACTGGGTGCTGTCCGAGCGCGACGACACGCCCGCCGCGGCGCAGATCGTCGCGCCGCGCCCGCTGCTGAAGGACGAGCTGGTCGCGCCGCGCACCGGCACCGAGGCGGCGCTCGCGAAGCTGTGGAGCGAGTGCATCGGCGTCGAGCCGGTCGGCGTGCGCGACAACTTCTTCGAGCTGGGCGGCCATTCGCTGATCGCGCTGAAGCTCGTCGACCGGATCAATCAGACGCTCGACTGGGATCTGTCGGCGGTCGACATGTTCAAGTTCCCGACGATCGAACGCCTGGCCGACGCGAACGCGGCGCACGCGCCCGACGACGCGGGCGATGCCGGCGCACCGGACGGCGCGGGTCACGACGCGCGCGACGACGCCCCGCACCCGCCGGCACAGCCCGATGCGGGCGCGCATGCGGATCGGCGTCGCCGCCACTACTACCAAAGCAGAAAACACAGCATGGAGTCGAAAAGTGAATAATCTTGACGTCGCGATCATCGGGATGAGCGGTGCGTTTCCGGGCGCCTCCGATGTCCGGGAATTCTGGCGCAATCTCGAGGCCGGCCGTTGTTCGCTGGAGCGCTACACCGAACAGGAACTGCTCGACGCCGGCGTCGATCCCGCGCATCTGAAGTCGCCGCAGTACGTGCCCGTCGGCGGGCGCATGCGCGACATCGAATGCTTCGACAACGAGTTCTTCGGCATCAGCAATCACGACGCGCGGCTGATGGACCCGCAGCAGCGCGTGTTCCTGCAACTCGCGTGGCATGCGTTCGAAGACGCGGGCTTCGTGCCGGGCGCGCATCCCGGGCGCGTCGGCGTGTACGCGGGCGTGAGCCTGAACAGCTACCTGCACACGATCGTGTTCCGGTCCGACGAGGTCGATCTCGACCGCGACGGCCAGAGCATCCTGTTCGGCAATCTGAGCGACTATCTGACGACGCGGCTGTCCTATCTGCTCGACCTCAAGGGGCCGAGCGTCAACATCCAGACCGCGTGCTCGACATCGCTCGTCGCGATCCACGAGGCGTGCCAGGGCCTGCTGAGCTACCAGGCGGACGTCGCGCTCGCGGGCGCGTGCTCGATCAACGTGCCGAACACGCGCGGCTACCTCTACAGCCAGGACAGCTTCTTCTCGCCGGACGGCCGGGTGCGCGCGTTCGACGAACAGGCGGCGGGCACGGTGTTCAGCAACGGCGCCGGGCTCGTCGTGCTCAAGCGCCTGGAGGATGCGCTGCGCGACGGCGATCAGATCTACGCGGTGCTGAAGGCGAGCGCGGTCAACAACGACGGCTCCGACAAGGTCGGCTACGCGGCGCCGAGCGTGTCCGGGCAGAGTGCGGTGATCCGCGATGCGCTGCACGCGTGCGAGATCCGCCCCGAGCAGATCCAGTATGTCGAGACGCACGGCACGGGCACGTCGCTCGGCGATCCGATCGAGATCGCCGCGCTCACGCAGGCGTACGCGGGCGAGCGACGGCGCGGCGCGGCCATGCGGCACGCGACGTGCGCGATCGGTTCGGTGAAGACGAACATCGGGCATATCGACGTGGCGGCGGGCGTCGCCGGCGTGATCAAGACCGCGCTCGCGCTGCGGCACAAGACCCTGCCCGCGTCGCTCGGCTTCGAGAAGGCGAACCCGCGGCTCGGCCTGGAGAGCGGCCCGTTCTACGTCAACGACCGCACGCGGCCGTGGGCGTCCGATACGCCGCGCGTCGCGGCCGTGAGCAGCTTCGGCATCGGCGGCACGAACGCGCACGCGATCCTCGAGGAGGCGCCCGCGCGGGAGCCGCTGCCGGCGGCGAAGTCCGCCTACTGCCTGACGCTGTCGGCGCGCACCGCGTCCTCGCTGGAGGCGCTGCGCGCGAGCTATCTGACGTTTCTGAACGGCGGCGATCTGCCGGCGTTCGCGGATCTCTGCTTCACGTCGAACGTCGGGCGCAAGCCGTTCGCGCATCGGATCGCCATCGCGGCGAGCGACGCGGCGGACGCCGTGCGGCAACTCGCGGCCGCGGCGGCGACGGCGAGCGACGGACAGCCGCATCGGATCGTGGTGAGCGCGCAGGCGGACGACGCGAATGCGACGTGGCAGGCGATCTGCGGCGGCGACTTTGATCCGCGCGAGCCGCTGTTCGAGGCCGCCGATCGCTTCAGCGCCGCGGAGCGGGTGGCGGCGTACGCGGTCCTGCTCGTCGCGCAACTGCGGCGGCTCGGGCTCGCCGCCGCGTTGCAGCGGCCCGCGCAGCTGCCGGAGAGCCTCGTCGAGCGGCTCGCGCCGCGGCAAGACGATCCGCTGCGCCGGCTGCTCGCGGAGCCGCCCATCGAAGCCGCGCAGTCCGACTATCCGCTGACGCTGTCCGCCGCGTGCGAGCTGCGCATCGGCTCGGCCGTCCGCGCGCTGGGCGCGCCGTCGCTGCGGGGGCGCTTCGTCGCGGAGCTGCTCGCGGCCGGCTGGGCGGCCGGCGTGCCGGTGGACTGGGCGTCGTTCCACGCGGACGAGGCGCGGCGCAAGACGTCGCTGCCGGCGTACGCGTTCGCGAAAAAGGTGCTGTGGCTGTCGACCGCGACCGAGGCCGAGCGGCGCAACCGCAAGATCGAAGACATCGGCCAGTGGTTCTACAAGCCGACGTGGCGCGAAACCGCCGCGCTCGCCGCGCGCACCCGGCGTGCGGACGAACTGGCCGATGCGAACGTGCTCGTCTTCAGCGCCGACCGGCTCCATCGGCTGAAAGCGGGCTGGGCGCTGGCCGCGCAATGCCTGTATGTCGTGCCGGGCGCCGAATTCGGCCAGTTGAGCGACGACACCTATTGCATCGATCCCGCCTCCGAGGACGATTACCAGCGCCTGATCGAGGCGCTCGTCGCGCGCGGACGTCTGCCGCGCCACGTCGTGCATGCGTGGCTCGCGGCCGAGGCCGCGTGGGACGGCACGCCGGCGAACTTCGCGAACTGCCAGGCGCTCGGGCTGTTCAGCCTGATTTTCTTCGCACGATCGCTGAACCGCGTGACGGTCGGCGGCGCCGCGTGCTCGATCGTCGTCGCCGCGTCGCAGATGGCCGCGCTCACGCCGCAGGAGGCCGTGAACCCGGACAAGGCGACGGTGCTCGGCATCAGCCGGACGTTGCAGAAGGAGTATCCGCTCATCGATTGCCGGGTCGTCGACATCGCGGCGCACGAGCTGTTCGACGCGACCGACTCGGCGATGCAGCTCGGCCTCGAATTTCTCGCGCCGCTCACGCCCGATAACGAAATCGTCGCGCTGCGCGGCGGGCGCCGCTGGCAGACGGCGTATCAGCGCTTCGCGGTGCCGGCCAGATGCGAGTCGCAGGTCCGCGCGTCCGGCGTCTACGTGATCTTCGGCGGGCTCGGCGAGCTTGGGCTGAACGTCGCCGGCTATCTCGCGAGCCGCGCGCCGTGCACGCTGCTGCTCGTCAATTCGAAGCGCTTCGTCGCGCGCGACGAGTGGGCGGCATGGATCGACGAGCACGGCGCCGATCACCCGTACTCGAAGAAGATCGGGAAGATTCGCGAGATGGAGCAGGCGGGCGCGACGGTGCTCGTGCAGCAATGCGACGTCGCGGACGCGGCGCGCGTTCACGCGGTGCTCGACGAAGCGCGCGAGCGGCATGGCGAGATCCATAGCGTGATCCACGCGGCGGGCCGCGTCGAGAACGGCATGATCGACAACAAGGACGTGCGCCACTTCGCGACGGTGTTCGAGGCGAAGGTCTACGGCACGTACAACCTGCTGTCGTACCTGAAGCGGCACCCGGT encodes:
- a CDS encoding type I polyketide synthase: MEQVALIGSRLRLPGADTVDAFWQNVLAGRDCIDSLSDAQLLAAGVDPALSGLPDYVKRAGVLADVDRFDYRFFGYTFREAQAIDPQQRVLLTLAHQLLEQVGAPSRDVGVYTSVGFPHYLLNNLSTQPPGRVALSDVVFGNSGDCASTRIAYKLDLHGPAMSIQSGCSSALIALHNARIAILTGQCRMALVGAAAIRTPQTEGYLYQRDGVLAKDGVCRPFDARASGTVFTNGAVVLALKALSAAQRDGDDIIGVIRGSAINNDGQRKSGYTAPSVAGQSEAIRRAYERSGIGPETIGYVETHGTGTALGDPIEIQALKDAYGGDAGAGGGARCALGSTKANIGHTDVAAGLAGVLKAALCVKHAVKPPLAGFERANPNLPLDGSPFYIPSTPEPWPNAEGQPRRAAVSALGVGGSNAHVILEQAPQRDLSRCVDTGPLLMSAQTPHALDALDAQYDDTLARQALPRGDARYTSQLFHRHLPEKRAFVFDASGGRRRVAPSGDWRHAHAALLFPGQGTQYAGMGRALYARGGQFRATFDDCADRFVREGCADPRELLNADDARIRDTAVLQPYLFTLEYALGATLLAMRLPVAAAIGHSLGEYVAATLAGVFDLADAIAIVAIRARIMSRAPRGAMLAVLVEEARVTAFLDEALSLCAVNSDTSCVVGGTEQAIDALAARLAGAGLASVRLQTSHAFHSHLMEASSREFAAAFDGVPLRAPRFPIVSNLDGRADLSERFATAGYWVDHLRRPVRFNDGLATLASLVPFGAWVEAGPGKSIANTLARMPLTEVACLSTMLPGSETALFDTLAAQCWANGIEIDWMPLYGDTRGNVVPLVPHPLDEISCWIDAPAKRAVADEAPEYEKQGDIDQWFYEYDWAPVQPDGEAAPEHAAARAPIADSVLLIGDASRDAARLAERVAQDAESFFVVDGAHPQALDGALATVAAQAAAKRVRISRVLIVVPSRCGGADTQADGTRDESGRALDAMLAMQRTFDALRNALPGKLDVALIAFSGARGDGGEPSVASAWIDSFATVVHQEFSRVVCRAVHVDAASAAGEADDAAARRCTIDSLAHACLRHPGRFLRIRDGRLIERGLKRGGARVANAHPAPDAPDATPKSPRTVLVVGGAGNVGMIYATFFSTVVGADVAIVSRRASAFADSLRDPSAATDRALRRRKALYERMVAAGGRIMFVDADATDPRQLERAARSVADAFGSLDLVVHAAGAPADMHYRTFDDTDVAYLDALVSPKLDVCANLHALTRSLRIARVMIVSSISATLGGIGLYGYAASHSLLNAYAQSASSAACRWTVIDWDAWEFFKDTRDEANDDVGIDHYAISEQEGLSVLERLYALGWPAHIVVASGDLIQRYRNWVLSERDDTPAAAQIVAPRPLLKDELVAPRTGTEAALAKLWSECIGVEPVGVRDNFFELGGHSLIALKLVDRINQTLDWDLSAVDMFKFPTIERLADANAAHAPDDAGDAGAPDGAGHDARDDAPHPPAQPDAGAHADRRRRHYYQSRKHSMESKSE
- a CDS encoding SDR family oxidoreductase, whose protein sequence is MNNLDVAIIGMSGAFPGASDVREFWRNLEAGRCSLERYTEQELLDAGVDPAHLKSPQYVPVGGRMRDIECFDNEFFGISNHDARLMDPQQRVFLQLAWHAFEDAGFVPGAHPGRVGVYAGVSLNSYLHTIVFRSDEVDLDRDGQSILFGNLSDYLTTRLSYLLDLKGPSVNIQTACSTSLVAIHEACQGLLSYQADVALAGACSINVPNTRGYLYSQDSFFSPDGRVRAFDEQAAGTVFSNGAGLVVLKRLEDALRDGDQIYAVLKASAVNNDGSDKVGYAAPSVSGQSAVIRDALHACEIRPEQIQYVETHGTGTSLGDPIEIAALTQAYAGERRRGAAMRHATCAIGSVKTNIGHIDVAAGVAGVIKTALALRHKTLPASLGFEKANPRLGLESGPFYVNDRTRPWASDTPRVAAVSSFGIGGTNAHAILEEAPAREPLPAAKSAYCLTLSARTASSLEALRASYLTFLNGGDLPAFADLCFTSNVGRKPFAHRIAIAASDAADAVRQLAAAAATASDGQPHRIVVSAQADDANATWQAICGGDFDPREPLFEAADRFSAAERVAAYAVLLVAQLRRLGLAAALQRPAQLPESLVERLAPRQDDPLRRLLAEPPIEAAQSDYPLTLSAACELRIGSAVRALGAPSLRGRFVAELLAAGWAAGVPVDWASFHADEARRKTSLPAYAFAKKVLWLSTATEAERRNRKIEDIGQWFYKPTWRETAALAARTRRADELADANVLVFSADRLHRLKAGWALAAQCLYVVPGAEFGQLSDDTYCIDPASEDDYQRLIEALVARGRLPRHVVHAWLAAEAAWDGTPANFANCQALGLFSLIFFARSLNRVTVGGAACSIVVAASQMAALTPQEAVNPDKATVLGISRTLQKEYPLIDCRVVDIAAHELFDATDSAMQLGLEFLAPLTPDNEIVALRGGRRWQTAYQRFAVPARCESQVRASGVYVIFGGLGELGLNVAGYLASRAPCTLLLVNSKRFVARDEWAAWIDEHGADHPYSKKIGKIREMEQAGATVLVQQCDVADAARVHAVLDEARERHGEIHSVIHAAGRVENGMIDNKDVRHFATVFEAKVYGTYNLLSYLKRHPVTKVILCSSMNSIIGGLGQIDNAAANAFVDALAQTPLAASLGDICSTNWGAVNAERLTRPNVLPQFADLSREHMRNHMTEREIAAVYDRILHWNFGPRLVISTIDFDSVLEHWGEVSKVTELARLRHVAAEAGERAPEDDGYAYRSELHRFVETSWARILGVAHVDWDGVLLDLGAHSLSAVQFVSMIKDRYDVSLHAMIIYEIRTLGLLVEHIETKLLEKAAQLEVSQ